The Bacillus sp. Y1 genome has a window encoding:
- the ligA gene encoding NAD-dependent DNA ligase LigA, with the protein MDQQAAEKRVQELHVQLNQLNYEYHVLDQPTASDAEYDQLLRELINLEETFPELKSPDSPTQRVGGAVLDMFVKVQHQSPMLSLGNAFGEQDLLDFDRRVRQAVGDQISYVCELKIDGLAVSLRYENGLFIQGATRGDGTIGEDITSNLRTIKSIPLRIKDPVSIEVRGEVFMPRKSFEQLNLLKTERGEELAANPRNAAAGSLRQLDPKIAASRNLDIYLYNIADVGETGVVSHSEGLDLLESLGFKTNKERRKCSSIEEVITYVNEWTEQRPNLPYDIDGIVIKVDSLAQQEELGTTAKSPRWAIAYKFPAEEVVTTLKAIELSVGRTGVVTPTAILEPVRVAGTTVQRASLHNEDLIREKDIKIGDQVVVKKAGDIIPEVVNVLVERRTGAEEEFHMPTHCPECESELVRLEEEVALRCINPKCPAQIREGLIHFVSRTAMNIDGLGEKVISQLFAEQLIEDVADIYKLTFDQLIQLERMGEKSVNNLIDAIQASKANSLEKLLFGLGIRHVGAKAAKTLAQEFETIDRLALATAEELTAINEIGEKMAESVVAYFELEEVKELIEELKEAGVNTTYLGPKKVAVENIDHFFAGKTIVLTGKLEQLSRNEAKERIEAFGGKVAGSVSKKTDLVVAGEDAGSKLTKAEQLGIEVWNEERLVEELKK; encoded by the coding sequence ATGGATCAACAAGCTGCGGAAAAAAGAGTACAAGAGCTGCATGTCCAGTTAAATCAGTTAAATTACGAATATCACGTATTAGACCAACCAACCGCTTCAGATGCTGAATATGACCAATTATTAAGAGAATTAATCAATCTGGAAGAAACTTTTCCTGAACTGAAAAGTCCGGACTCCCCTACACAACGTGTAGGTGGAGCCGTCTTAGATATGTTTGTAAAGGTACAGCATCAATCTCCTATGCTTAGTCTTGGCAATGCCTTTGGAGAGCAAGATTTACTGGATTTTGACCGACGTGTACGCCAAGCGGTTGGAGATCAAATTTCTTATGTGTGTGAATTGAAAATTGATGGTCTAGCGGTTTCGCTTCGTTACGAAAATGGTTTATTTATTCAAGGAGCCACAAGAGGAGATGGAACCATTGGGGAGGATATTACGTCTAATTTACGTACGATCAAATCCATTCCACTTCGAATAAAGGATCCTGTGTCTATAGAGGTTCGTGGGGAAGTATTTATGCCACGGAAATCATTTGAGCAATTAAACTTATTGAAGACAGAACGTGGGGAAGAGCTGGCAGCAAACCCTCGTAATGCAGCGGCTGGATCACTACGACAGCTGGACCCAAAGATTGCTGCGTCTCGTAACCTTGATATCTACCTCTACAATATCGCTGATGTTGGGGAGACAGGTGTCGTCTCACATAGTGAAGGATTAGACTTGTTAGAAAGCCTTGGCTTTAAAACCAACAAGGAAAGAAGAAAATGCTCTTCTATTGAAGAAGTGATTACATACGTCAATGAGTGGACGGAGCAGCGACCAAATCTTCCGTATGATATTGATGGGATTGTGATTAAGGTCGATTCTCTCGCACAGCAAGAGGAGCTAGGAACGACTGCAAAAAGTCCACGTTGGGCCATTGCTTATAAATTTCCTGCCGAAGAGGTTGTGACCACACTAAAGGCAATCGAATTGAGTGTTGGTCGAACAGGTGTCGTTACGCCAACCGCAATTTTAGAACCTGTCCGTGTAGCAGGAACGACCGTACAACGTGCCTCTTTACATAATGAAGATTTGATTCGTGAAAAAGATATCAAAATTGGTGATCAGGTGGTTGTAAAAAAAGCAGGAGATATTATTCCAGAGGTCGTAAATGTTCTCGTTGAGAGGCGAACAGGGGCAGAGGAAGAGTTCCATATGCCAACTCATTGTCCTGAATGTGAAAGCGAGCTAGTGAGGCTTGAAGAGGAAGTGGCACTGCGTTGTATTAATCCAAAATGTCCGGCACAAATCAGAGAAGGATTGATTCACTTCGTATCTAGAACGGCTATGAATATTGATGGTCTTGGTGAAAAGGTGATCAGTCAGTTATTTGCAGAACAATTGATTGAAGATGTAGCGGATATTTACAAACTTACCTTTGATCAGTTGATTCAATTAGAGAGAATGGGAGAAAAGTCAGTTAACAACCTGATCGATGCCATTCAAGCTTCAAAAGCCAATTCTCTTGAAAAGCTGCTGTTCGGATTAGGCATTCGTCATGTGGGAGCCAAAGCAGCAAAAACTCTCGCACAAGAATTTGAAACGATTGACCGGCTAGCGTTAGCAACCGCTGAAGAGTTAACAGCCATCAATGAGATCGGAGAAAAAATGGCAGAATCAGTGGTCGCTTACTTCGAACTTGAAGAAGTGAAGGAATTGATTGAAGAGCTTAAAGAAGCCGGAGTAAATACCACTTATCTTGGGCCGAAAAAGGTTGCAGTTGAAAACATCGATCATTTCTTTGCTGGAAAAACCATTGTCCTAACAGGAAAGCTAGAGCAGCTTTCTCGTAATGAGGCAAAGGAAAGAATAGAAGCGTTTGGCGGCAAAGTCGCTGGAAGTGTAAGTAAAAAGACAGATTTGGTAGTCGCAGGGGAAGATGCTGGATCCAAATTAACAAAAGCAGAGCAGCTTGGAATTGAAGTATGGAATGAAGAGAGATTAGTCGAAGAATTGAAGAAATAG
- a CDS encoding CamS family sex pheromone protein, producing MRKILMVALTVLLSLTACAPNLQKQEEVVQENDDTKEKAIIPKYQISDQYYRTILPFEPSQARGLIVNNLNTRYDISEFETGLMRLAQTSFGPDKYLFKEGQNLDRETVGLWLNRKMTAGQLQDAGLKEDENIGLNPQIPEGGDIAANNEQNPIYLAHLLEHNYLLKDEDGTVRLGGVVIGLALNSVHYYQKEAYGATFESEISQAKLEEEGKRIAGEVLTRLRGMKSLANVPITIALFKQKSRSSVVPGNFIAYASADKGSSKLGAWQSVNENYFLFPSTEATNAHRDDVTFFLNFKQDVETYFPNFNGVIGQAFYVGDQLQELKIDIPIQFYGKAEAVGFTQYVTGLVMEHFPDYYSVEVNITSVNGQEGLIVKEAGDKEPFVHIYQ from the coding sequence ATGAGGAAGATTCTAATGGTTGCTCTTACCGTTCTCTTGAGTTTAACCGCCTGTGCTCCCAACCTTCAGAAGCAAGAAGAGGTGGTACAGGAAAACGACGATACAAAGGAAAAGGCCATTATACCGAAGTATCAGATATCTGATCAATACTATCGGACGATTCTACCTTTCGAGCCCTCACAAGCACGAGGGTTAATCGTAAATAACTTAAACACAAGATACGATATTAGTGAGTTTGAAACAGGGTTAATGAGGCTTGCGCAAACGTCCTTTGGTCCAGATAAGTACCTTTTTAAGGAAGGGCAAAATCTTGACCGGGAAACGGTTGGTTTATGGCTGAACCGGAAAATGACGGCGGGGCAGCTACAAGATGCAGGTTTGAAAGAAGATGAAAACATTGGTTTGAATCCGCAAATTCCCGAAGGTGGAGATATAGCAGCGAATAATGAACAAAATCCGATTTATTTAGCCCATCTTTTAGAGCACAACTATCTTCTTAAAGATGAAGACGGAACGGTTCGTCTCGGAGGAGTGGTGATCGGGCTGGCATTAAACTCTGTCCATTATTACCAAAAGGAAGCTTACGGTGCCACGTTTGAATCCGAAATTTCTCAAGCCAAACTTGAAGAAGAAGGAAAAAGAATCGCTGGTGAAGTACTTACTAGACTTCGGGGGATGAAGAGCTTAGCGAATGTCCCCATTACGATTGCTCTTTTTAAACAGAAAAGTCGATCTTCTGTTGTTCCAGGGAATTTTATCGCTTACGCTTCAGCAGATAAAGGAAGTTCAAAATTGGGAGCTTGGCAAAGCGTAAACGAAAATTATTTCCTATTTCCGTCTACCGAAGCGACAAATGCCCATCGTGACGATGTGACCTTCTTTTTGAATTTTAAGCAGGACGTGGAAACGTATTTTCCGAACTTTAACGGTGTCATTGGTCAGGCTTTTTATGTAGGAGATCAACTTCAAGAGTTGAAAATCGATATACCGATCCAGTTTTACGGAAAAGCAGAAGCAGTTGGCTTCACACAATACGTAACAGGGTTAGTGATGGAACATTTCCCTGACTACTATTCAGTAGAGGTGAACATCACTTCCGTCAATGGACAAGAAGGTCTCATCGTAAAAGAGGCTGGAGACAAAGAACCATTTGTTCATATTTATCAATAA
- the pruA gene encoding L-glutamate gamma-semialdehyde dehydrogenase, producing the protein MVQQYKHEPFTDFSNEHEREGFLLGLKTVEGYLGQDYDLIIGGERISTEAKIVSYNPSHKIEVVGRVSKANRELAEKAMQTAVEAFKTWRKVKPELRADVLFKAAAIIRRRKHEFSALLTKEAGKPWREADADTAEAIDFLEYYARQMLQLKDGVPVNSRPNEFNRYDYIPLGVGIIISPWNFPLAIMAGTTVAAIVSGNTVLLKPASTTPVVAAKFVEVMEEAGLPKGVLNFVPGSGAEVGDYLVDHKDTRFISFTGSRDVGLRIFERASKLNEGQIWLKRVIAEMGGKDTIVVDKEADLELAAQSIVASAFGFSGQKCSACSRAVIVEDVYDTVLKRVEELTNQLTLGNPEEQSTYMGPVIDQSAFNKIMSYIDIGKKEGRLVAGGGGDNSEGFFIKPTVFADLAPNARLMQEEIFGPVVGFTKAKDFTEAIEIANNTEYGLTGAVITTNREHMQQAREDFHVGNLYFNRGCTGAIVGYQPFGGFNMSGTDSKAGGPDYLLLHLQAKTTSELY; encoded by the coding sequence ATGGTACAACAGTATAAACATGAACCATTCACAGACTTTTCTAATGAACATGAACGCGAAGGATTTTTATTAGGCTTAAAAACAGTGGAAGGATATCTTGGCCAAGACTATGATTTAATCATTGGTGGCGAGCGAATTTCTACAGAAGCTAAAATTGTTTCATATAATCCATCACATAAAATAGAAGTAGTTGGACGCGTCTCAAAGGCGAATCGTGAACTAGCAGAAAAAGCCATGCAAACGGCTGTGGAGGCATTCAAAACCTGGAGAAAAGTAAAGCCAGAATTACGTGCAGATGTGCTCTTTAAAGCAGCTGCCATCATACGCCGTCGCAAACACGAATTCTCTGCGCTATTAACAAAGGAAGCGGGGAAACCTTGGAGAGAAGCGGATGCTGATACAGCTGAAGCGATTGACTTCCTAGAATATTACGCGCGTCAGATGCTGCAACTTAAGGACGGTGTGCCAGTAAATAGTCGACCAAATGAATTTAACCGTTATGACTATATTCCGTTGGGTGTTGGAATCATCATCTCACCTTGGAATTTCCCACTTGCCATCATGGCCGGAACAACCGTAGCTGCCATCGTTTCCGGGAATACGGTTCTTTTAAAACCAGCATCTACCACACCTGTTGTGGCAGCGAAGTTTGTGGAAGTAATGGAAGAAGCGGGATTACCGAAGGGTGTACTCAACTTTGTACCTGGTAGCGGAGCGGAAGTCGGTGACTACTTGGTAGACCACAAGGATACGCGTTTTATCTCGTTTACAGGATCAAGAGATGTGGGACTCCGGATTTTCGAGCGTGCCTCTAAGTTGAATGAAGGTCAAATCTGGTTAAAGCGTGTGATTGCAGAGATGGGTGGAAAAGACACCATCGTCGTCGATAAGGAAGCTGATCTAGAATTAGCGGCACAATCCATTGTCGCCTCGGCGTTTGGCTTCTCTGGTCAAAAATGTTCTGCTTGCTCCCGTGCAGTCATCGTAGAGGATGTTTACGATACCGTCTTAAAGCGTGTTGAGGAACTAACCAATCAATTAACTCTTGGCAATCCTGAAGAGCAAAGCACGTATATGGGACCAGTGATAGATCAAAGTGCGTTTAATAAAATCATGAGTTATATTGATATAGGCAAGAAGGAAGGCCGTCTAGTCGCTGGAGGAGGGGGAGATAACTCTGAAGGCTTTTTCATTAAGCCTACCGTATTCGCTGACTTAGCCCCGAATGCACGATTAATGCAAGAAGAAATCTTTGGACCTGTTGTTGGTTTTACAAAAGCTAAGGACTTTACAGAAGCGATTGAGATAGCCAATAACACCGAATATGGATTAACGGGTGCCGTAATAACAACCAACCGTGAACATATGCAACAAGCCCGCGAAGACTTCCACGTAGGAAATCTATACTTTAACCGCGGCTGTACAGGTGCAATTGTCGGGTATCAGCCATTCGGAGGCTTTAATATGTCAGGAACTGACTCAAAAGCGGGCGGCCCTGACTACTTGTTGCTGCATTTACAGGCAAAAACAACATCTGAATTGTATTAA
- the putP gene encoding sodium/proline symporter PutP — protein METATVVTFIVYLVGMLIIGLISFKLTSNLSDYVLGGRSLGPGVTALSAGASDMSSWLLLGLPGLAYTTGLDSIWMCVGLIIGAYLNWKFVASRLRSYTEVANDSITVPDFFENRFKDQSRLLRVISALVILIFFTFYASSGLVGGALLFQETFGMSYNTALFIGAIVIISYTFLGGYLAVSWTDFFQGLLMFLALVIVPIVAIVKLGGWGESMDAIRSIDPSYLNAFDSVTVMGTISLLAWGLGYFGQPHIITRFMGIRSTEEVRKARWIGMGWMTISIVGAIIVGLVGIAYFADNPLITADVNNSEKVFIFFSDIMFNPWVSGILLAAILSAIMSTIDSQLLVSSSALAEDFYKALFRKNASDAELVWVGRAGVIVIALVAIALAYTGNPENGGASILDLVSYAWGGFGAAFGPVIILSLYWKRMNRNGALAGMITGAVTVVVWKQLTAAGIIPFELYEIVPGFILATIAIIVFSLTGNEPKKIIKEEFVEAVENDKEK, from the coding sequence ATGGAAACAGCTACGGTAGTTACTTTTATTGTGTATCTAGTTGGCATGCTGATCATTGGTTTGATCTCGTTTAAGCTAACTAGCAATCTATCGGACTATGTCTTAGGAGGAAGAAGTCTTGGACCAGGTGTGACAGCTTTAAGTGCTGGTGCTTCTGATATGAGTTCATGGCTACTGCTTGGATTACCAGGGCTTGCTTATACCACTGGATTGGATTCCATTTGGATGTGTGTTGGTTTAATCATTGGTGCCTATTTAAACTGGAAATTTGTTGCATCAAGACTAAGATCGTACACTGAGGTGGCAAATGATTCGATTACTGTCCCCGATTTTTTTGAAAATCGATTCAAAGATCAATCGCGTTTACTACGAGTTATCTCCGCGTTAGTTATATTAATCTTTTTCACCTTTTACGCATCCTCAGGTTTAGTAGGAGGAGCACTGTTATTCCAAGAAACCTTTGGAATGTCTTATAATACAGCTCTCTTTATTGGAGCCATTGTTATTATTTCGTATACGTTCTTAGGAGGCTACTTAGCGGTCAGTTGGACGGACTTTTTCCAAGGTTTATTAATGTTCTTAGCGTTGGTCATTGTACCGATTGTTGCTATTGTTAAATTAGGTGGTTGGGGTGAATCGATGGACGCCATTCGCAGTATTGATCCATCTTATCTCAATGCATTTGATTCGGTGACAGTTATGGGGACGATCTCATTGCTTGCGTGGGGATTAGGATACTTTGGTCAACCGCATATTATTACCCGCTTTATGGGGATTCGTTCCACGGAGGAAGTGAGAAAAGCAAGATGGATTGGAATGGGATGGATGACCATTTCGATTGTTGGAGCGATCATTGTCGGGTTGGTCGGAATCGCTTATTTTGCTGATAATCCACTTATTACAGCGGATGTAAATAATAGTGAGAAAGTGTTTATTTTTTTCTCAGACATCATGTTTAATCCTTGGGTATCAGGAATTCTGCTTGCTGCCATTCTTTCGGCGATCATGAGTACCATTGATTCACAGCTATTAGTATCTTCCAGTGCGTTAGCCGAAGACTTCTACAAAGCGCTGTTCCGAAAGAATGCTAGTGATGCAGAATTGGTGTGGGTTGGTAGAGCGGGAGTAATCGTTATTGCTCTTGTGGCCATTGCACTTGCTTATACAGGCAATCCTGAAAATGGTGGAGCGTCTATCTTAGACCTTGTTAGTTATGCATGGGGAGGATTTGGAGCGGCATTCGGTCCGGTAATCATTCTGTCTCTCTATTGGAAGCGAATGAACCGAAATGGTGCTCTAGCCGGTATGATTACTGGTGCTGTTACCGTGGTTGTGTGGAAGCAGTTAACCGCGGCTGGCATCATCCCGTTTGAGTTATATGAAATTGTACCAGGGTTTATTTTAGCAACGATTGCCATTATCGTGTTCAGCTTAACAGGAAACGAACCGAAGAAAATCATTAAAGAAGAGTTTGTTGAAGCGGTTGAGAATGATAAAGAGAAATAA
- a CDS encoding alkaline phosphatase, with the protein MFNISFKKKIIPFAAVTTLALTSLVGSFSTTEVEAKSSTSNNAEIKNVIFLIGDGMGVSYTSAYRYMTDSDNSKFVGKSEFDNYLVGQQMTYPEDPAQNVTDSASAATAMSAGIKTYNNAIAVDNDGSEVKTVLEAAKERGKATGLVATSEITHATPASFGSHDESRKNMNAIADDYFDDLINGKQKVDVLLGGGTSLFDRADRDLTAEFQEAGYSYVTNKEDLLNDTNDRILGLFAEGGLPKMIDRSEETPSLEEMTNTAIDRLSKDKDGFFLMIEGSQIDWAGHDNDIVGAMSEMEDFEKAFKAAIEFAKKDKHTLVVATADHSTGGYSIGADGVYNWFGEPIKAAKRTPDFMAAEIVAGANVRETLTTYIDQSILALTDAEIASVEAVASKKAVDIDNAIEEIFNERSHTGWTTGGHTGEDVPVYAFGPASDRFAGQIDNTDHAKIIFDLLEKGKNKTVINDK; encoded by the coding sequence ATGTTTAATATATCTTTCAAAAAGAAGATCATTCCGTTTGCAGCAGTCACAACGTTGGCTTTAACAAGCTTAGTAGGATCATTCTCAACTACTGAGGTAGAAGCAAAATCTAGTACAAGCAACAATGCAGAAATCAAAAATGTTATCTTCCTTATTGGTGATGGAATGGGTGTTTCCTATACATCAGCCTACCGTTATATGACGGATAGCGATAACTCAAAATTTGTAGGAAAATCTGAATTTGATAATTACCTTGTTGGTCAACAAATGACCTATCCTGAAGACCCTGCTCAAAACGTAACAGACTCAGCGTCTGCAGCTACGGCTATGTCAGCTGGTATTAAAACGTACAACAATGCGATCGCAGTCGATAATGACGGTTCAGAAGTAAAAACAGTGTTAGAAGCAGCGAAAGAAAGAGGTAAAGCGACTGGATTAGTAGCTACTTCTGAAATCACACATGCAACACCAGCATCATTCGGTTCACATGATGAAAGCAGAAAAAATATGAATGCCATTGCAGATGATTATTTTGATGATCTAATTAATGGAAAGCAAAAGGTAGACGTCCTACTTGGCGGTGGGACAAGCTTATTTGATCGTGCAGATCGTGATTTAACAGCAGAATTCCAAGAAGCTGGATATAGCTATGTAACAAATAAAGAAGATCTCCTTAATGATACAAATGATAGAATTCTAGGATTGTTTGCTGAAGGCGGACTTCCAAAGATGATTGACCGTTCTGAAGAAACACCTTCTTTGGAAGAAATGACGAATACAGCGATTGACAGATTATCAAAAGATAAAGACGGTTTCTTCTTAATGATCGAAGGAAGCCAAATTGACTGGGCTGGCCATGATAACGACATCGTCGGAGCTATGAGTGAAATGGAGGATTTCGAAAAAGCCTTTAAAGCAGCAATCGAATTTGCTAAAAAGGACAAACATACTCTAGTAGTTGCAACAGCTGACCACTCGACAGGTGGATACTCTATTGGTGCTGATGGAGTCTATAATTGGTTCGGTGAGCCAATTAAAGCAGCAAAACGCACTCCTGACTTTATGGCAGCTGAAATCGTAGCAGGAGCGAATGTAAGAGAAACACTAACAACATATATCGACCAAAGCATCCTTGCTTTAACAGATGCTGAAATTGCTTCAGTAGAGGCTGTAGCTTCTAAGAAAGCTGTGGATATTGATAATGCCATTGAGGAAATTTTTAACGAGCGTTCTCACACTGGTTGGACAACTGGTGGACATACAGGAGAAGACGTACCTGTCTATGCATTCGGTCCTGCTAGTGATCGTTTTGCTGGTCAAATCGACAACACCGATCATGCGAAAATCATCTTTGACTTATTAGAAAAAGGCAAAAACAAGACAGTTATTAATGACAAGTAA
- the aceA gene encoding isocitrate lyase, with amino-acid sequence MTNERVRELQESWEMDARWKGIERPYSAEEVIKLRGSIDIEHTLARRGAEKLWKLVKEEDFVNALGALTGNQAVQQVKAGLKAIYLSGWQVAADANLSGHMYPDQSLYPANSVPSVVKRINQALQRADQITHSEGDDSIDWFAPIVADAEAGFGGQLNCFELMKGMIEAGAAGVHFEDQLSSEKKCGHLGGKVLLPTQTAVRNLIAARLAADVMGVPTVLVARTDANAADLITSDVDPVDSPFITGERTPEGFFRTKAGLDQAIARGLAYAPYADLIWCETSEPNIEEARRFAEAIHEKFPGKLLAYNCSPSFNWKKKLDDDTIAKFQIELGKMGYKFQFVTLAGFHALNHSMFELARGYKDRGMAAYSELQQAEFASEENGYTATRHQREVGTGYFDQVSMVISGGTSSTTALKGSTEEEQFTASK; translated from the coding sequence ATGACAAATGAAAGAGTAAGAGAGTTACAGGAAAGCTGGGAGATGGATGCGCGTTGGAAGGGGATTGAAAGACCGTATTCTGCCGAAGAGGTTATTAAATTAAGAGGTTCGATTGATATTGAACATACGCTGGCTCGCAGGGGAGCAGAAAAACTGTGGAAGCTTGTGAAAGAAGAAGACTTCGTAAATGCACTTGGAGCATTAACGGGCAATCAAGCGGTTCAACAGGTGAAGGCAGGCTTGAAGGCCATATACTTAAGCGGCTGGCAAGTGGCTGCAGATGCAAATCTTTCCGGACATATGTATCCAGATCAAAGCTTGTATCCAGCCAACTCTGTACCAAGTGTGGTAAAGAGAATTAATCAAGCGTTACAACGCGCGGACCAAATTACTCACTCGGAAGGGGACGATTCGATCGACTGGTTTGCACCGATTGTGGCGGATGCAGAGGCTGGATTTGGTGGACAATTGAACTGTTTTGAATTGATGAAAGGCATGATTGAAGCAGGAGCTGCTGGTGTTCACTTCGAAGATCAACTATCTTCTGAGAAAAAATGTGGTCATTTAGGCGGAAAAGTACTACTTCCAACGCAAACCGCTGTACGTAACCTCATTGCGGCACGTCTTGCTGCTGATGTAATGGGTGTTCCAACTGTACTAGTGGCAAGAACGGATGCCAATGCGGCTGACTTGATTACAAGTGATGTGGATCCGGTTGATTCTCCGTTCATTACAGGGGAAAGAACGCCAGAAGGATTTTTCCGTACGAAGGCCGGACTCGACCAAGCGATTGCTAGAGGGTTAGCATACGCACCATACGCAGATCTGATTTGGTGTGAAACATCCGAACCAAATATTGAAGAAGCACGTCGATTTGCCGAAGCGATCCATGAGAAGTTCCCTGGGAAGCTTTTAGCATATAATTGTTCTCCATCGTTTAACTGGAAAAAGAAGCTGGATGATGACACGATTGCGAAGTTCCAAATCGAGCTTGGTAAGATGGGCTACAAGTTCCAGTTTGTAACGTTAGCTGGTTTCCATGCACTAAACCACAGTATGTTTGAACTTGCTCGTGGTTATAAGGATCGTGGAATGGCAGCGTATTCAGAGCTTCAGCAAGCAGAGTTTGCTAGTGAAGAAAATGGCTATACGGCTACAAGACATCAACGAGAAGTGGGTACAGGTTACTTTGACCAAGTCTCAATGGTGATTTCTGGTGGTACTTCTTCCACAACTGCTTTAAAGGGGTCAACGGAAGAAGAGCAGTTTACTGCATCCAAGTAA
- a CDS encoding YueI family protein: MRPDIDDYLQQGIHGKKEINPDERRRFLGTLRERVVIALKQPQLIEPGIYPEVETALKENKKAHLYLNGNMTYEYLSKYKKVADQYDVEYTLVTNKEYDSELGLVLAYDYAIDKESIYVEKKVTIDPVPKKKGFFGKLFGN, encoded by the coding sequence ATGCGACCTGATATTGATGATTATTTGCAGCAAGGGATTCACGGGAAAAAGGAAATCAATCCTGATGAAAGACGCCGATTTTTAGGAACATTACGAGAACGTGTCGTCATTGCCTTAAAACAACCACAGCTGATTGAACCAGGCATCTATCCAGAGGTGGAGACAGCTCTAAAAGAAAATAAAAAAGCGCATCTCTATTTGAACGGCAACATGACCTACGAGTATTTATCTAAGTATAAAAAAGTAGCCGATCAGTATGATGTTGAATATACGCTTGTGACAAATAAAGAATATGACTCGGAGCTGGGGCTTGTTCTTGCCTATGATTATGCAATAGATAAGGAAAGCATCTATGTTGAAAAAAAAGTAACCATAGATCCAGTTCCAAAGAAAAAAGGATTCTTTGGAAAGCTATTTGGCAATTAA
- the gatC gene encoding Asp-tRNA(Asn)/Glu-tRNA(Gln) amidotransferase subunit GatC — MSRISIEEVKHVAHLARLAITEEEAVNFQKQLDAIITFSEQLNELDTDNVEPTSHVLDIKNVLREDVSKEGLPQELVLKNAPDQQDGQIKVPPIIE, encoded by the coding sequence ATGTCAAGAATATCCATCGAAGAGGTAAAGCATGTGGCGCATTTAGCGAGACTTGCCATTACAGAAGAGGAAGCTGTGAATTTTCAAAAACAGCTAGATGCAATCATTACATTCTCGGAGCAATTGAACGAGCTTGATACTGATAATGTGGAACCGACATCCCATGTTTTAGATATTAAAAATGTATTAAGAGAAGATGTTTCAAAAGAAGGCCTGCCACAAGAGCTTGTCTTAAAAAATGCACCAGACCAACAGGACGGACAAATCAAAGTTCCGCCGATTATTGAGTAA